A stretch of DNA from Thermococcus sp. Bubb.Bath:
TCAAACGGCTCGAAGAGAAGTTTTCCGAGATGGAAGGCCAGCTGAACGAGCTGAGAGAGTTCTATGAAAAGGCAAAGAAAGACAAAGAGAAGTTCATGGCCGTAAGGGGAGAGCTGAGGGAAGAGAACGAGAGGCTGAGGAAGGAACTGGAGGAAAAAGAAGAAAGTTCACAAAACGTGAACAAACTGTTCATGGAGCGTGAACGAAAAGTTCATAAATCATGAACGAGAGGTATCCTTATGCACGAGCTCTTATCAACGCGAGAACGTGTGAAAATCCTTCAAGAAGTCCTGCAGAGGAGAGTTGTTGGGGTAGAAGAAGTCGCAGAAAAACTCGGACTCAGCAAGGGGCTGGTCTCAAAGACCCTCCGCCTCCTAGTAAAGCACGGAGTTGCACTGAAACAGGGAAGAAAGTTCCGAATACTCAACAATCCAAAAACGCGGGAGCTTAAGAGGTTTCTAAACTTTATAATTCTCTCGGAGAAGCTTAAAGGACTCAAAGAGGACTGGGCGCTCGGCCTTGGGATCTACGGGAGCTTTGCCTCCGGAGAAAACCGGGAGGACAGCGACATTGATGTCTGGGTGTTCGCGAAAAGGGAGGAACTAATAAAGTCCGCGAGGCTAAAAAGGAGGATCACTGAGTTAACGGGCAGGGAGGTTGACCTGATAGTTTTAACGCCGTCAAGGCTTTCCAAGCTCCAGAAGGAGGATCCGGTCTTTTACTACTCCCTTGTCTACGGGTCAATGATCATATGGGGTGAGCGGCTTGACAGGCTTCAATCTCTGCGTGGAGCGAGATCTGCTGAGAAGAGTACCCCCGTCCAGAGGGAAGGCCTTGCTGAGCATTAAACGGGCCGAAGAGTGGCTGGAAGAGGCCAAGAGAAACGAAGAGTTCGGTTCATACAGGACTTCCCTCATGGCATCCTACCTTGCCATGTTCCACGCCGCCAGAGCGGTGCTTTTCCGCGACGGCTGGAGGGAGAAAAGCCACTACTGCGTTGCAAGGTATATTGAGGAGTTCTACGCCAAAACTGGAAAGCTTGAGGGGTACTGGGTGGAACTCCTCGATAGGATGAGGGAACTCAGGCATGAAGATCAGTATGATGTCCCCTATGCTCCGGAGCCCGAGGAAGTTGGAGAGGCCCTGAAAGTCGCCGAAGAGTTTATCGGAGTCATAAAATCCCTTATAGGTGTGGAACCATGAAGCTCATCATCAAACCCGAAAAAGGCTTCGGGAAGATTGAGGTCGAGCTTTCCGCAGAGGTCTGGAGTGAGATAGAGGGGCTGAGTGAACGTTACGGCGTCCGTCCTGAGAGAGTTATAGAGATTGCCCTCTCCGGTGAGTTTAAGGAACCTAAGGGAGACCTCGAAGAGCTGGAAAAGAAAGTAATGGAGCTTGAGAAGAAAGTCTGGGAATTGGAGAAGGAGTACGCATCGCTCCGCTTCAAGGCCTACGGGCTGAGTGAGGATAACAAAATCCTGGCCATCGAGCTTTCGGGCTTAATCGCCGAGAACAACCAGTTGAGGCGCTTTCTCAGGCTCCCACTGAGGCGAGACCCCGAGCTGAGAAAGCTTATATCATATTATATGAAATGAAAACCTGCGGATGATGAGGGCGAATTGCGCGGATCTGTGAAGAGAAACGTCATCTGACGCCGCCCCAAGCGGGCAGTGACGAATCCAAGACGGGCTTAGCCGTTCAGGCGATGACGTGCCCTATGAGCACTGAGCCCGCTCGGGGCGTGATTTTAAACTCATTTGGACAAGATGGAGGGCGTGATGATGATAATCGCAGTAACCGGGACACCGGGGGTTGGCAAAACGACGACCTCAAAGATTTTGGCCGAGAAACTCGGCTACGAGTACGTCAACCTGAGGGACTACGCTCTTGAGAAGGGCATAGGGGAAATGAAGGGCGAAGAACTTGAGATAGACGTCAATGAACTTGCAGAGGCCTTTAAGAGGGATTTCCGCGGCAGAAACGTCATCGCAGACGGTCATCTGAGTCACTTCCTCAAGGCTGACCTTGTCGTTGTCCTCAGAGCGAACCCTAAGCTTATAGCGGAGAGGCTGAAGGAGAGGGGCTACGGCAGGGAGAAGCTCGGGGAGAACGTTGAGGCCGAGCTCGTTGATGTCCTCCTCGTCGAGGCACTCGAGGAGAACGAGAATGTGATCGAGGTGGACACGACTGGAAAAACACCCGAAGAAGTTGTGGGGGAGATACTTGACCTCCTACAAAAAGGAGTCAAGAGAAGGGTTGGCATCGTGGACTGGAGCTGGGTTTACGACGAAGTCCTGCCCTACCTGCGCCTGTGATGCTTTTTCTTCCGCTTCCTCTTTGGTATTAGCCTCACAGGGCTTCCACAGTCTGGGCAGATCCCCTCCGGTGGCATCTCTTTGAACTTCTTTCCACAGCCGATGCAGACGTAGTTCCAGCGGATGACCCTCTTTATCCCGCGCTTCAGGGTTCTGAACTCGATTCCCAGCGTTTTTGCGATGTTCTGGAGGTTGTAGTCATCCGTGAGGAGTATCCCATTCACCTCATAGGCCAGCGCGAGGACTTCAATATCGGCCTCGCTCAGCTCTCCAAGTTCACCGGTCTTCTTTGCCGCTTCCCTCACCTTCTCGATGCTTTCCCTCGAAGGCAGAACAACTCTGACCTTGCCCGCGCTGATCAGACCCTCGAGGAAAAGACTCGACTCGGGGTCTTTGACTTCCTCAACGACTCCTGGGGTGGTTAGACCTTCCACGTCGGCGCCCTGGATGAAGAAGGCCGAATCAATAACGGCCTTTTTCTCTCTTCTCTCACTCATGGTGGAACCTTGGAGAAAGGCTTTTTTAGATTTGCGTCGAAACGGGTTTGGTGGGAACATGAAGGTGGACCTTAACGCCGACCTCGGCGAGAGTTTTGGGAGGTACAAGCTCGGCCTCGACGAAGAGGTAATGAACTACATCACCAGCGCGAGCGTTGCCACAGGCTGGCACGCGGGAGACCCTCTCGTGATGAGGAAGACGGTAAAGTTAGCAAAGGAGAGGGCTGTGGCAGTTGGCGCTCACCCAGGTTACCCAGACCTCCTCGGCTTCGGCAGGAGATACATGAAGCTTTCTCGGGAAGAGGCAAGGAACTACATCCTTTACCAGGTGGGGGCGCTCTACGCTTTTGTAAGAGCGGAAGGCCTTGAGCTCCAGCACGTCAAGCCACACGGTGCCCTCTACAACGCTTTGGTGAAGGAAGAGGAGCTCGCGAGGGGGGTAATCGAGGGGATAGCCGACTTCGACAAAGACCTGATCTTTGTGACTCTCTCAGGCTCAAGGCCGGCGGAGATAGCTGAGGAAATGGGCGTTAAGGTTGCTCACGAGGTCTTCGCCGACAGGGCCTACAACCCAGACGGAACCCTCGTCCCGCGCTCGGAGCCAGGTGCTGTTATCCACGACAAAGAGGAGATAGCCGAGCGTGTGGTTTCGATGGTCAAGGACGGCGGCGTTAGGGCAATCAACAGTGAATGGATCGAGCTGAAGGTCGATACCATCTGCCTCCACGGAGACAATCCGAAGGCCGTTGAAATAGCCGCACACATCAGGAAAGTGCTGGAGGGAGAAGGGGTTAAAGTGGTCCCGATGAGGGAAGTGGTCAGGTGAGAGCATGGAAATAAAGCCCCTCGGCGATTCCGCCCTCTTAATTTCCTTCGGCGAGGTCATAGAGGACGAAGTGAACGCGAGAGTTCACGCCGTTGCTAGGGCAATCGAGGGGAAAGAGTTTGAGTGGCTGGTGGAGGTTGTGCCGGCTTATTCTTCCATAGCGGTTATCTTCGATCCACTAAAGATAACCCTCGAGGAGGTTAAGAAGGCCGTTGAGCCATTGCTTGATGTGAGTGCAGAGACCTTCAAGGGGAGAAAGATAGAGATACCCGTCCTCTACGGCGGTGAATACGGCCCCGACATTGAGTTCGTAGCGGAGCACAACGGGCTAAGCGTTGAGGACGTCATTGAGATACACTCTGGGAAAACCTACCGCGTTCACTTCCTCGGCTTTTTGCCAGGGTTTGCATATCTAAGTCCAGTTGATGAAAGAATAGCCACCCCCCGGCTAAAAAAGCCGCGCCTTAAAGTCCCGGCCGGCTCGGTTGGGATAGCGGGAAGACAGACTGGCATCTACCCCCTCGAAAGCCCCGGCGGCTGGCGACTTATCGGAAGGACCCCGCTGAAGCTCTTTAACCCAGCGAGAGAGCCCCCAACCCTGCTCCAGCCGGGTGATGAGGTGAAGTTTGTGCCAATAGATGAGGAAGAGCTTTGGGAAAGTCACAAAGCCAAATGGGGGATAAGCGGTGATTGAACTCCTCAGCGTTCCGTCCCTTCTGACGGTCCAGGACGGAGGAAGGAAAGGTTATCGAAAGCTCGGCGTTCCAGTTTCAGGCTTCATGGACGACTTCTCAGCCAGGATAGCCAACTACCTCGTTGGAAACCCCGGTGATGCGCCGCTCCTCGAGTTCCTGCTGGCCGGGCCAAAGTTAAGGTTCAACGCCTCGGCGGTTTTTGCAGTGGCTGGGGACGTTGAAGTTAAGCTCAATGGAACACCCATCGAGCCCTGGAGAAGCCACTGGGCGAAGAGGGGCGACATCCTCGAAATTGGAACTTTAAAGAGCGGCCTTTACGGCTACATCGCCTTCGCTGGAGGGATAAAGTGTGAGAAGCTCCTGGGGAGCTGCTCGGCCTATCCTAGGGCAGGGCTTGAAAGACCGCTGAAATCCGGGGACCGGCTAAATATCGGGTACGCAATCCTAACGGGCAGGGAAGGCCTCTTCCTACCGAGAAAGCTGAGGCCGGACTACTCAAGCGGTAAGGGGGAAGTCCGCGTCGTTTTAGGCCCCGATTTAGACCACTTCACAGAAGATGGCATCGAGACATTCCTAAGGTCAACTTACACGATAACCCCCGAGAGCGACAGGATGGGCTATCAACTGGATGGGCCGGTTATTGAGCACTCTGAAAAAGGCCCAGATATCGTTACCGGCCCGCTCATTCCCGGAAGCGTCCAGGTTCCAGGAAGCGGAAAGCCGATAGTCATGATGCGCGATGCTCAGACTACCGGCGGCTACGCAAAGATAGCGACGGTGATAACGGCAGACCTTCCGGTCCTGGCCCAGGGCAGGCCCGGAACTATGATCAGGTTCGGGGAAGTAACCCCAGATGAGGCGCGGGAGATACTCAAGAGGCGCGAAAAGACTCTTGAGGCGGTAAGGAGCTTCCTCAATGGAAAGATGAGGGCTTACTGGATAAAGGCGCTTGGTAAGGAGTTCATGACCTTTGCCGGAAAGGTTTAATACATTCCCTTCTTCCTCCCTCTGGTGAAGAGAATGGGAAAGGTAAAGGCGATTTCTCTCGACATAGACGGCACGATAACCTATAGGGACAGAAGGCTGAGCATCGAAGCATTAAAGATGATAAGGCTTGCCGAGAGCCTAGGCGTTCCGGTCATGCTCGTCACTGGAAACTCCGTCCCCTTTGCCGAGGCGGCAGCAATCTTCATCGGCACGAGCGGGCCGGTCATAGCGGAGGACGGCGGAGCGCTTTCACTCAAGGGCGAGGGCACGATGAGGAAGCGCGTTTTTCTGACTGATATGAACGAGGAGTGGATCCTCTGGAGCGAGCTCAAGAGGCGCTATCCTGAGGCCGAACTGAGCTATTCGACGATGGAGCGAAAGGCCGGCATAGTAGTGAGGAGAACCGTTCCAGTAGAAGCTGTGAGGGGGATCATAAAAGAGCTGGGACTTAACCTGATCGCCGTAGATTCTGGCTTTGCAATCCACGTAAAGAAGCCCTGGATAAACAAGGGCACTGGCATAGAGAAGGCCTGCGAATACTTGGGTATCTCCCCCGAAGAGGTCGCCCACGTTGGCGATGGGGAGAACGACCTCGATGCTTTCCGAGTCGTTGGCTACCGCGTTGCTATAGCCCAAGCACCAGAGAGTGTGAAGGAAAAGGCAGACTACGTCACCCAGAAGCCCTACGGGGACGGCGGAGCGGAAGCAGTTATGCACATCCTTAGAAAGTTCGGCTACCTGAAGGAGTGATGGCGATGGGGCTCGTGGTCAGAAAGGCCACGCTCGACGATGTTATGGGAATAGTTAATGTCCACACGGCAGAAGAGGAGCTCTCCGACCTTTCCGTTCGTGAAAGATACCTACGCGGCGGCCCCTGGATGAGCGTAGAGACGTGCGCCGTCCACATCAACGCCCTCCTCCTCGACGGCCAGTTTTCCCTCGTTGCGGAGTTCAATAGAAAAATTGTCGGTGAAGCGGAAGTGTTTCTCTCTGAAGAGCTGGTAAGGGGCAAACCGACGAGAATATCCCATTTAGACGTCATAGGGGTTCACCCGGACTTAAGGGGTAAGGGAATAGGGAGGGCACTTGTTGAGCATATTGAACAAACTCTGGAAGGGAAGGCGGAGTTTCTAACGACTCAGCCGGACGAAGAAGCACTTGGCTTTTACAGAAAGCTGGGCTTCCACGAAGTTCTCTACGAGAACTGGCTTGTGGAGGTCTCTACTACCGAATTCAGCGGAGACAATGCCACGCCCCTCAAATTCTTCCCCTGGGAGAGTGTGAAAGACCTTGAACTGGTCGCCGGCAGGTTTCAGAGCTCCTACGACATGTGGTTCTCAAGCTTTAGAGACCTCTTTGCCGGCGTCCACGAGTTAGCGGAGGCCGGAAAAATTGGAGATTCTTACTACGTACTGAAGCCCTTGCCCGGAAGGCCTGGAAAGGCAAGCCTCTTCCTCTGGGGAGACGCGAAAGACATTCCCAATGCAATAGGGCGCGCAGGAGAGCTTGGCTTTAAGAGTGTTCTAACGGTTCTGGACGAGGAGACCGCGAAAAAAATTAATGGAGAAATGAAGAAAAAGGTGTCGATAATAGCGAAGCGGCTTTAGCGGAGGAACTCGAAGGCGAGGGCCACTTCCATCGCGGTTCCGAGGTAGAGGACTTCCTCGTCAACATCGAACTTTGGATGGTGGTGGGGGTAGACTATCCCCTTCTCCTCGTTCCTTATGCCCAACGCTAAGAACACTCCGGGGACCTTTTGAAGGTAGAATGCGAAGTCCTCTGCTCCCATCGTCGGCCTGACTTCCCCGTACCTCAAACCGTACTTCTCAGCGACTTTTCTGGCGAAGTCGGCCATTTCCTTGGCGTTTATTGTGGGTGGGGTCAGTTCCTCTATGCTCAGGTCGTGTTTTGCCCCATGAGCCTTTGTCACACCATCG
This window harbors:
- a CDS encoding nucleotidyltransferase domain-containing protein — protein: MHELLSTRERVKILQEVLQRRVVGVEEVAEKLGLSKGLVSKTLRLLVKHGVALKQGRKFRILNNPKTRELKRFLNFIILSEKLKGLKEDWALGLGIYGSFASGENREDSDIDVWVFAKREELIKSARLKRRITELTGREVDLIVLTPSRLSKLQKEDPVFYYSLVYGSMIIWGERLDRLQSLRGARSAEKSTPVQREGLAEH
- a CDS encoding HEPN domain-containing protein: MLSIKRAEEWLEEAKRNEEFGSYRTSLMASYLAMFHAARAVLFRDGWREKSHYCVARYIEEFYAKTGKLEGYWVELLDRMRELRHEDQYDVPYAPEPEEVGEALKVAEEFIGVIKSLIGVEP
- a CDS encoding adenylate kinase family protein translates to MIIAVTGTPGVGKTTTSKILAEKLGYEYVNLRDYALEKGIGEMKGEELEIDVNELAEAFKRDFRGRNVIADGHLSHFLKADLVVVLRANPKLIAERLKERGYGREKLGENVEAELVDVLLVEALEENENVIEVDTTGKTPEEVVGEILDLLQKGVKRRVGIVDWSWVYDEVLPYLRL
- a CDS encoding type II toxin-antitoxin system VapC family toxin yields the protein MSERREKKAVIDSAFFIQGADVEGLTTPGVVEEVKDPESSLFLEGLISAGKVRVVLPSRESIEKVREAAKKTGELGELSEADIEVLALAYEVNGILLTDDYNLQNIAKTLGIEFRTLKRGIKRVIRWNYVCIGCGKKFKEMPPEGICPDCGSPVRLIPKRKRKKKHHRRR
- a CDS encoding LamB/YcsF family protein → MKVDLNADLGESFGRYKLGLDEEVMNYITSASVATGWHAGDPLVMRKTVKLAKERAVAVGAHPGYPDLLGFGRRYMKLSREEARNYILYQVGALYAFVRAEGLELQHVKPHGALYNALVKEEELARGVIEGIADFDKDLIFVTLSGSRPAEIAEEMGVKVAHEVFADRAYNPDGTLVPRSEPGAVIHDKEEIAERVVSMVKDGGVRAINSEWIELKVDTICLHGDNPKAVEIAAHIRKVLEGEGVKVVPMREVVR
- the pxpB gene encoding 5-oxoprolinase subunit PxpB, giving the protein MEIKPLGDSALLISFGEVIEDEVNARVHAVARAIEGKEFEWLVEVVPAYSSIAVIFDPLKITLEEVKKAVEPLLDVSAETFKGRKIEIPVLYGGEYGPDIEFVAEHNGLSVEDVIEIHSGKTYRVHFLGFLPGFAYLSPVDERIATPRLKKPRLKVPAGSVGIAGRQTGIYPLESPGGWRLIGRTPLKLFNPAREPPTLLQPGDEVKFVPIDEEELWESHKAKWGISGD
- a CDS encoding biotin-dependent carboxyltransferase family protein; its protein translation is MIELLSVPSLLTVQDGGRKGYRKLGVPVSGFMDDFSARIANYLVGNPGDAPLLEFLLAGPKLRFNASAVFAVAGDVEVKLNGTPIEPWRSHWAKRGDILEIGTLKSGLYGYIAFAGGIKCEKLLGSCSAYPRAGLERPLKSGDRLNIGYAILTGREGLFLPRKLRPDYSSGKGEVRVVLGPDLDHFTEDGIETFLRSTYTITPESDRMGYQLDGPVIEHSEKGPDIVTGPLIPGSVQVPGSGKPIVMMRDAQTTGGYAKIATVITADLPVLAQGRPGTMIRFGEVTPDEAREILKRREKTLEAVRSFLNGKMRAYWIKALGKEFMTFAGKV
- a CDS encoding phosphoglycolate phosphatase; its protein translation is MGKVKAISLDIDGTITYRDRRLSIEALKMIRLAESLGVPVMLVTGNSVPFAEAAAIFIGTSGPVIAEDGGALSLKGEGTMRKRVFLTDMNEEWILWSELKRRYPEAELSYSTMERKAGIVVRRTVPVEAVRGIIKELGLNLIAVDSGFAIHVKKPWINKGTGIEKACEYLGISPEEVAHVGDGENDLDAFRVVGYRVAIAQAPESVKEKADYVTQKPYGDGGAEAVMHILRKFGYLKE
- a CDS encoding GNAT family N-acetyltransferase; the protein is MAMGLVVRKATLDDVMGIVNVHTAEEELSDLSVRERYLRGGPWMSVETCAVHINALLLDGQFSLVAEFNRKIVGEAEVFLSEELVRGKPTRISHLDVIGVHPDLRGKGIGRALVEHIEQTLEGKAEFLTTQPDEEALGFYRKLGFHEVLYENWLVEVSTTEFSGDNATPLKFFPWESVKDLELVAGRFQSSYDMWFSSFRDLFAGVHELAEAGKIGDSYYVLKPLPGRPGKASLFLWGDAKDIPNAIGRAGELGFKSVLTVLDEETAKKINGEMKKKVSIIAKRL